A window of Garra rufa chromosome 16, GarRuf1.0, whole genome shotgun sequence contains these coding sequences:
- the slu7 gene encoding pre-mRNA-splicing factor SLU7 produces the protein MSKEEVKVSEGIVDLEEPKKMTREDWRKKKELEEQRKLGNAPAEVDEEGKDINPHIPQYISSVPWYIDPSKRPTLKHQRPQAEKEAQFAPIGDWYKRGVQEKSVITKYRKGACENCGAMTHKKKDCMERPRKVGAKYSGTGMAPDEHQQIQLSMDYDGKRDRWNGYDPDEHTRIVEEYAKVDLAKRTLKAQKLQEELASGKLMDQANSKKHLGDDAVQDHSSEDEDDDKYVDDFDMPGQNFDSKRRITVRNLRIREDIAKYLRNLDPNSAYYDPKTRAMRENPYSNTGKIPEEVGYAGDNFVRYSGDTISMAQTQLFAWEAYEKGSEVHLQADPTKLELLHQSYKVKKDDFKEKQKDSILERYGGQEHLDAPPRELLLAQTEEYVEYSRHGAVLKGQEKAVACSKYEEDVLINNHTCIWGSYWRDGFWGYKCCHSMVKQSYCTGEAGKKVVSNSCAPFEEDVEEAETCEEPKTLLQLHQEKMKDKKKKKKSKKHRDSDSSDEEDEAKKKEKLKKALSAEEQRLKQVAEIMQIDERKRPYNSLMEVREPTEEEMEAFRMKRCRADDPMASFLGQ, from the exons ATGTCAAAGGAGGAGGTTAAAGTGTCGGAGGGGATCGTAGATCTCGAAGAGCCGAAGAAAATGACCCGAGAAGATTGGAGAAAGAAGAAAGAGCTGGAAGAACAGAGAAAATTGGGAAATGCTCCAGCTGAAGTTGACGAGGAGGGAAA GGATATCAACCCTCATATTCCCCAGTACATCTCATCTGTCCCTTGGTACATTGACCCATCAAAGAGACCCACTCTCAAGCACCAGAGACCCCAGGCAGAGAAAGAGGCACAATTTGCACCCATCGGAGATTGGTACAAAAGAGGTGTACAAGAG AAATCAGTCATCACAAAATACAGAAAAGGAGCGTGTGAAAACTGTGGTGCCATGACACATAAAAAGAAAGACTGTATGGAG AGACCCAGAAAAGTTGGAGCTAAGTATTCTGGCACAGGCATGGCACCAGATGAGCACCAACAGATTCAGCTCTCGATGGATTATGATGGAAAGAGAGATCGCTGGAATGGCTATGATCCTGATGAGCACACACGCATTGTAGAGGAATATGCAAAAGTTGATCTG GCCAAGCGTACTCTCAAAGCTCAGAAACTCCAGGAGGAGTTAGCTTCTGGTAAACTAATGGATCAAGCT AATTCAAAGAAGCATCTTGGCGACGATGCAGTACAG GACCACAGCAGTGAAGATGAGGATGACGACAAATATGTCGATGACTTTGACATGCCTGGACAAAATTTCGATTCTAAGAGACGAATCACAGTTAGAAACCTGAGAATCAGGGAAGACATCGCTAAG tacctCAGAAACCTGGATCCAAATTCAGCCTACTATGATCCCAAGACTCGAGCCATGAGGGAGAACCCATACTCCAACACTGGAAAAATTCCAGAAGA GGTGGGCTATGCTGGAGACAACTTTGTGCGCTACTCTGGAGACACCATTTCCATGGCCCAGACACAGC TCTTTGCTTGGGAAGCCTATGAGAAGGGATCTGAAGTTCACCTCCAGGCAGATCCCACCAAGCTGGAGCTTCTCCATCAGTCCTACAAAGTCAAAAAGGACGATTTCAAAGAGAAACAGAAAGACAGTATTTTGGAAAGG TATGGTGGGCAGGAACATTTGGACGCCCCTCCGCGAGAGCTTCTGCTGGCTCAGACAGAGGAGTATGTGGAGTATTCTCGTCACGGGGCTGTGCTGAAAGGACAGGAGAAGGCTGTGGCCTGTTCCAAATACGAAGAGGACGTGCTCATTAATAACCACACG TGTATTTGGGGATCGTATTGGAGAGATGGCTTTTGGGGTTACAAATGCTGCCACTCGATGGTGAAGCAAAGTTACTGTACAGGAGAAGCTGGCAAGAAAGTAGTG agcaaTTCTTGTGCTCCATTTGAAGAGGACGTAGAGGAGGCCGAAACGTGTGAAGAACCAAAGACTCTTTTACAG CTGCACCAAGAAAAAATGAaagacaagaagaagaagaaaaagagcaAGAAACACAGAGACTCTGACAGCAGTGATGAGGAAGACGAAGCAAAGAAGAAAGAAAAGCTGAAGAAG GCATTGAGTGCGGAGGAGCAGAGGCTGAAGCAGGTGGCTGAAATAATGCAGATTGACGAAAGGAAACGGCCATACAACAGCCTAATGGAAGTGCGTGAACCCACTGAGGAGGAGATGGAAGCGTTCCGCATGAAACGTTGCCGAGCCGATGATCCAATGGCCTCTTTCCTGGGGCAGTGA